The following coding sequences are from one Nitrosopumilaceae archaeon window:
- a CDS encoding acetyl-CoA carboxylase biotin carboxylase subunit, with protein sequence MIEKILIANRGEIAIRVIKTCQALGIKSVAVYSDEDINSRHVKMSSEAYHIGEASPSRSYLNMEKIVEVALKSGADAIHPGYGFLSENADFADLCEKKNLNFIGPSGKSMRLCGDKMLCKDAMAKAKVPTVPGSPGIVEEVENALDIAHKIGYPVLLKSVFGGGGRGIRLVHDEKELKQAFELASGESKAAFGKSALFVEKFLPKIRHIEFQLARDSHGNTVHIFERECSIQRRHQKLIEMSPSPVVDQKTRDEIGQLAVKAAIAVDYKNAGTAEFLRLDDGTFYFIEINARLQVEHPVTELVSGLDLVKLQIDIANGKEIPFKQKDLKVNGCAIECRINAEDTFLDFAPSTGLISNVNIPSGPGVRVDTYLFSGCTVSPYYDSLMGKLITWGESFEESRERMRIALSDFYIEGVETAIPLYKTILDTKEFIKGDLSTDFLDRFKILDRLRDDMSKEILEKTDAALAAGIIHSEFLKNKIKTQKDHGIGWKSQLGMT encoded by the coding sequence ATGATTGAAAAAATTCTGATAGCAAATAGAGGAGAGATCGCCATAAGAGTTATCAAGACATGTCAAGCTCTGGGAATAAAATCTGTCGCAGTTTATTCTGATGAGGACATTAACTCAAGACATGTCAAAATGTCATCTGAGGCTTATCATATTGGAGAAGCTTCTCCATCACGAAGCTATCTTAACATGGAAAAAATTGTCGAAGTTGCACTAAAGTCTGGCGCAGATGCAATTCACCCAGGTTATGGATTTCTTTCAGAGAATGCCGACTTTGCAGATCTCTGTGAAAAAAAGAATCTAAACTTTATCGGACCGTCGGGAAAATCGATGCGACTCTGTGGTGATAAAATGTTATGTAAAGATGCAATGGCAAAAGCAAAAGTACCAACCGTACCAGGAAGTCCTGGAATAGTTGAAGAAGTAGAAAACGCTCTTGATATTGCTCATAAAATTGGTTATCCTGTATTGTTAAAGTCAGTATTTGGAGGCGGTGGTAGAGGAATACGATTAGTACACGATGAAAAAGAACTCAAACAAGCCTTTGAGCTTGCATCTGGAGAATCAAAAGCAGCATTTGGAAAATCTGCACTCTTTGTAGAAAAATTCTTGCCAAAGATTAGGCACATCGAGTTTCAATTAGCTCGAGATAGTCATGGAAATACAGTGCATATCTTTGAGAGAGAATGTTCCATTCAACGACGACATCAAAAACTCATCGAAATGTCACCGTCTCCGGTAGTTGATCAAAAAACACGTGACGAAATAGGACAGCTTGCCGTAAAAGCAGCGATAGCAGTAGATTATAAAAATGCAGGAACTGCAGAATTCTTACGACTTGACGATGGAACGTTTTACTTTATCGAAATAAATGCAAGACTTCAAGTTGAACATCCAGTAACAGAGCTTGTTTCAGGTCTAGATCTTGTAAAACTACAAATTGATATAGCAAATGGAAAAGAGATTCCATTCAAACAAAAAGACTTGAAAGTAAATGGTTGCGCAATAGAATGTAGAATAAATGCAGAAGATACATTTCTTGATTTTGCACCGTCAACAGGATTAATTTCAAATGTAAATATTCCATCTGGCCCTGGTGTAAGAGTGGATACCTATCTTTTCTCAGGATGCACCGTTTCACCATACTATGATTCTCTGATGGGAAAGCTCATCACTTGGGGTGAATCTTTTGAGGAATCCAGAGAAAGAATGCGAATTGCACTATCAGACTTTTACATTGAAGGTGTTGAAACTGCAATTCCTCTCTATAAAACAATACTTGACACTAAAGAATTCATCAAAGGAGATCTATCAACAGATTTTCTTGACAGATTCAAAATTTTGGATAGACTACGTGATGATATGTCAAAGGAAATTTTAGAAAAAACTGATGCCGCTCTTGCTGCTGGAATTATTCACTCAGAATTCCTAAAAAACAAAATTAAAACACAAAAAGATCATGGAATTGGTTGGAAATCACAACTGGGTATGACATAA
- the nuoB gene encoding NADH-quinone oxidoreductase subunit NuoB, whose product MLKELLTPETTAHATNVLVGKLGDVLVRAIGKPLDYAINWGRLWSLWPVHLETACCSVEFGAASSPRYDVERFGIIEAFGSLRQCDLIVVMGTITRKMAPRLRMVYDQMADPKYVIAMGACAITGGLYFDSYNVLPGIDGVLPVDVYVPGCPPRPETLIQGCMLLQEKIKRMKAA is encoded by the coding sequence TTGCTAAAAGAACTACTTACACCAGAAACAACAGCACATGCCACAAATGTACTAGTTGGAAAATTAGGAGACGTTCTTGTGAGAGCAATAGGCAAACCACTTGATTATGCCATTAATTGGGGAAGACTTTGGTCGCTTTGGCCAGTTCACTTAGAGACAGCCTGTTGTAGTGTAGAGTTTGGAGCTGCATCTAGTCCAAGATATGATGTCGAAAGATTTGGAATCATTGAGGCTTTTGGTTCTCTTAGACAATGCGACTTGATTGTAGTAATGGGAACAATTACACGAAAAATGGCTCCACGATTAAGAATGGTATATGATCAGATGGCAGATCCAAAATATGTAATTGCAATGGGTGCATGTGCAATTACTGGAGGACTTTATTTTGATTCATACAATGTATTACCAGGAATTGATGGAGTTCTTCCGGTAGATGTCTATGTTCCAGGTTGTCCACCTAGACCTGAAACTCTAATACAAGGATGTATGCTACTTCAAGAAAAAATTAAACGTATGAAGGCGGCATAA
- a CDS encoding succinate dehydrogenase iron-sulfur subunit: MAVETISKTPEVSVPVSSDFIILRISRFNSETDSSPTFAEFKVPVQKWTTVLEAILFVKQNLDHSVAVRYSCRQASCGSCGMQINGKPSLACYTKISELNSNIVTVEPMHNFPIIRDLAVDFKQMFATHKKMKPYIIRKDSEITSGTKEFLQTPEDVEKYLQFSYCIKCGLCNSSCPTMATDTSFIGPQGLAQAYRYVVDNRDDGKKERLKIIDQSHGIWRCHFAGSCSHVCPKGVDPAMAIQLLRGYLLGFRK; this comes from the coding sequence ATGGCCGTTGAAACAATTTCAAAGACACCCGAAGTTTCTGTACCTGTTTCATCTGACTTTATAATCCTCAGAATATCGAGATTTAATTCAGAGACTGATTCGTCCCCAACATTTGCAGAGTTTAAGGTTCCTGTTCAAAAATGGACTACAGTTTTAGAAGCAATTCTATTTGTAAAACAAAATTTAGATCATTCTGTTGCAGTAAGATATTCTTGTAGACAAGCTTCATGTGGTTCTTGTGGGATGCAGATTAACGGCAAGCCTTCACTTGCATGTTATACAAAAATCTCTGAATTGAACTCAAATATAGTGACTGTTGAGCCAATGCATAATTTTCCAATAATTCGAGATTTAGCAGTTGATTTTAAGCAGATGTTTGCAACTCATAAAAAAATGAAACCATACATAATAAGGAAAGATTCAGAAATAACTTCGGGAACCAAAGAATTTTTGCAAACTCCTGAAGATGTAGAAAAATACCTACAATTTTCTTATTGTATAAAATGCGGATTGTGTAATTCATCATGTCCAACTATGGCTACAGATACTTCTTTTATCGGACCACAAGGTCTTGCACAGGCTTATCGATATGTGGTAGATAACCGTGATGATGGTAAAAAAGAACGACTCAAAATAATAGACCAGTCACACGGGATTTGGAGATGTCACTTTGCAGGTTCTTGTAGTCATGTTTGTCCAAAAGGTGTTGATCCAGCTATGGCAATACAACTTTTGAGAGGCTATCTCCTAGGATTTAGAAAGTAA
- a CDS encoding iron-sulfur cluster assembly protein yields the protein MAQETQGLRRMIFDELTKIVDPEINVSIMELELIDNIDIADSTVKVDIHLTSPFCPAIFGFKIAQDIHDYLLKIDGVDDVKLNVSNHFMAEAINNQVNASPNPKKP from the coding sequence GTGGCACAAGAAACTCAAGGATTAAGAAGAATGATTTTTGATGAGCTAACAAAAATTGTGGATCCTGAGATCAATGTATCCATAATGGAACTTGAGCTTATAGACAACATAGACATTGCAGATTCTACAGTTAAAGTAGACATACATCTTACCAGTCCTTTTTGTCCAGCTATTTTTGGTTTTAAAATAGCACAGGACATACATGATTATTTGCTAAAAATTGATGGAGTTGACGATGTAAAGTTAAATGTCTCTAATCATTTCATGGCAGAGGCAATAAACAATCAGGTAAACGCTAGTCCAAATCCGAAAAAGCCTTAA
- a CDS encoding peroxiredoxin, whose protein sequence is MTISIGDKAPSFILVDTDLKMRSLDEFKGKKVVLSFFVAASSPVCTKEMCTFRDSWDQISKLGAQVIGISNDGPFANKAFAEIHHLNFPILGDYKSQTIRDYDVLMPDLLHVKGYDAAKRSVFIVDEKGNVVYKWVSDNPLIEPNYQEIMDFLKKGN, encoded by the coding sequence ATGACTATTAGCATAGGAGACAAAGCTCCAAGTTTTATCTTGGTAGATACAGATTTGAAAATGCGAAGTCTTGATGAGTTCAAGGGCAAAAAAGTAGTACTATCATTTTTTGTTGCAGCAAGCTCACCAGTTTGTACAAAAGAAATGTGTACTTTCAGGGATTCGTGGGATCAAATATCAAAACTAGGTGCTCAAGTAATTGGTATTAGTAATGATGGACCATTTGCAAACAAAGCTTTTGCAGAGATACATCACCTTAACTTTCCAATTCTTGGAGACTACAAGAGCCAAACAATACGTGATTATGATGTACTGATGCCAGATCTCTTACATGTAAAGGGATATGATGCAGCAAAACGTTCAGTCTTTATTGTTGATGAAAAAGGTAATGTGGTATACAAATGGGTTTCTGACAATCCTCTGATTGAACCAAACTATCAAGAGATAATGGATTTCCTCAAAAAAGGAAATTAA
- a CDS encoding AAA family ATPase, protein MMWSEKYRPKNLLDMIGNEEAKEAIINWLGKWMKGSKPILLVGPPGIGKTTLATICAKQFGYDLIGLNASDIRNKQRIQEILGPILGNASVLGKPMIFVDEVDGIHGRSDYGGVETLIDILKEPTVPIILAANGDKSDKMKSIKKVTKLIQMKPIPPRLLQFYLESILKKEGVTISLGTIVKLVIQSRGDIRSILNSAQAHVMGFEPQIDKSFVILDIEETVNAFFKAKSADEARAILFSLRIDPREKIDAFYSSVITSSLDKEDMQKMLEIISEADMLYGKIMKTQEWRLLRYLDSILVGLYKEGTSVRYSQFNLSWPIINRLRWDGRAIKSLASILSKKMHVSRSDFATFYFPYVLFCMKNKTLDLELDESGNEILQKEIAMLK, encoded by the coding sequence ATGATGTGGTCAGAAAAATATAGGCCAAAAAATTTGCTTGATATGATTGGTAATGAAGAAGCAAAAGAAGCGATAATAAATTGGCTTGGTAAATGGATGAAAGGAAGTAAACCCATTCTACTTGTAGGTCCTCCAGGAATTGGAAAAACAACGCTTGCAACAATCTGTGCAAAGCAATTTGGATATGATCTCATAGGGCTAAATGCCAGTGACATACGCAATAAACAAAGAATTCAAGAAATACTAGGACCTATACTTGGTAATGCTAGTGTCCTTGGCAAACCGATGATTTTTGTAGACGAAGTAGATGGCATACATGGACGATCTGACTATGGAGGAGTTGAAACACTAATTGACATTCTAAAAGAGCCAACAGTGCCAATAATTTTAGCCGCAAATGGTGATAAATCTGATAAAATGAAAAGTATCAAGAAAGTCACAAAACTAATACAAATGAAACCCATTCCGCCAAGACTTTTACAATTTTATCTTGAATCAATTCTCAAAAAAGAAGGAGTAACCATCAGTTTGGGTACAATTGTAAAACTTGTCATACAATCACGCGGTGATATTAGATCAATACTAAATTCTGCACAGGCACATGTCATGGGATTTGAACCGCAGATTGACAAATCCTTTGTGATACTAGATATCGAAGAGACAGTAAATGCGTTCTTTAAAGCTAAATCTGCTGATGAAGCGCGAGCTATCTTATTTTCTCTTAGAATTGATCCAAGAGAGAAAATAGACGCATTTTATTCAAGTGTCATAACAAGTTCACTTGACAAAGAAGATATGCAAAAAATGTTAGAAATCATCTCAGAGGCTGACATGTTATATGGTAAAATAATGAAAACTCAAGAATGGAGGCTTTTGAGATATCTTGATTCTATACTGGTTGGATTGTATAAAGAAGGAACATCAGTACGATATTCACAATTTAATTTATCATGGCCAATTATTAACAGATTAAGATGGGATGGTAGAGCGATAAAATCACTAGCTTCCATTTTATCAAAAAAAATGCATGTTTCACGAAGTGATTTTGCTACTTTTTATTTCCCATATGTTTTGTTTTGTATGAAGAATAAAACACTGGATTTGGAACTTGATGAATCTGGTAATGAAATTTTGCAAAAGGAGATTGCTATGTTAAAATGA
- a CDS encoding biotin/lipoyl-containing protein, with product MEFKIENQEKKLDAEILKISNNSEYLLKIQGKERNLKILNMTAEGIEFMLDNTYHFAKYLENTTAKMTLVVDGVKITFDKHSELDKIVYKNSGVESGVDSQISLKSQIPGRVVSINVAVGDNVKKGDVICVLESMKMQVSIKSHKDGIIKTMKIKQGNSVAKNDVLVEIE from the coding sequence ATGGAATTTAAAATTGAAAATCAAGAAAAAAAACTTGACGCAGAGATTCTTAAAATTTCTAACAATTCTGAATATCTGTTAAAAATACAAGGCAAAGAACGAAATCTTAAGATTCTTAACATGACGGCTGAGGGAATCGAGTTTATGTTGGATAATACATATCATTTTGCAAAATATCTTGAGAATACAACTGCAAAGATGACACTAGTTGTGGATGGTGTAAAGATAACATTTGATAAGCATTCAGAGTTGGATAAAATCGTCTACAAAAACTCTGGTGTAGAGTCAGGTGTGGACTCTCAAATATCTCTCAAGAGTCAGATTCCAGGAAGAGTTGTATCAATTAATGTAGCAGTGGGAGATAATGTAAAAAAAGGAGATGTGATATGCGTTTTAGAATCAATGAAAATGCAGGTATCTATCAAATCACACAAAGATGGTATTATTAAGACAATGAAGATTAAACAAGGAAATTCTGTTGCAAAGAACGACGTTCTTGTTGAGATTGAATAG
- the argH gene encoding argininosuccinate lyase translates to MYRASRLNDKLDETTLDFLSSISEDKEIAIYDILGSQAHVLMLFENKIITKNETSKILSALEKLKKENFSIKSESEDIHELIEYLVIKKAGINAGGKMHTARSRNDQISLDIRMKIRDDINVLCSCLLGVIETFISLAEKNQNTVMPLYTHLQQAQIGSFSHVLLAYTDSLFRDLDRFYVTYGRVNESPLGAGPIGGTSLHIDRQSTSKMLGFKGLIENSIDATGSRDFVAEYVGQISILMTNLSRMAEDLIIWSTSEFSFIELSDKFASTSSVMPQKKNPDILELIRGKTAQVIGYQMGILSNLKGLPSGYNRDLQQIKVSIWPASNIAISSLLVINAVFKTMKINDQKMKKAIDSGYSTALDIAEHLVKRGIPFRTAHKIVGQLVQTASNSKKSLLALSVQEIKNSVKEDVIKINDLYKIIHSSTIASSLTLRISQGSSGRSEQKRMISDRKKKIQAYRIGISKRTNEINLTFENLTKKIKTIIK, encoded by the coding sequence ATGTATAGAGCAAGTAGACTCAACGATAAGCTAGATGAAACAACTTTAGATTTTCTCTCATCAATTTCTGAAGATAAAGAAATTGCAATTTATGATATCTTAGGTAGCCAAGCTCACGTCTTAATGCTTTTTGAAAATAAAATTATTACAAAAAATGAGACTTCAAAAATTTTATCAGCACTTGAAAAATTAAAAAAAGAAAATTTTTCAATAAAATCAGAATCCGAGGATATTCACGAGCTAATAGAATACCTAGTAATAAAAAAAGCTGGAATAAATGCAGGTGGGAAAATGCATACTGCACGTTCTAGAAATGATCAGATCTCACTTGACATTCGTATGAAAATTCGTGATGACATTAATGTTTTATGTTCTTGTCTTCTAGGTGTGATAGAGACTTTTATCTCATTGGCAGAAAAAAATCAAAATACTGTAATGCCTCTTTATACGCATCTACAGCAGGCTCAGATTGGTTCATTTTCGCATGTTTTACTTGCATATACTGATTCCTTGTTTAGAGATCTGGACAGATTTTATGTTACTTATGGTAGAGTAAATGAATCACCATTGGGGGCTGGACCAATTGGTGGAACAAGCTTACACATTGACAGACAAAGTACTTCCAAAATGCTTGGGTTCAAAGGCTTAATAGAAAATTCTATTGATGCAACTGGATCTCGTGATTTTGTTGCAGAGTATGTTGGACAAATATCAATTCTTATGACAAACTTGAGCCGAATGGCAGAAGATCTAATTATTTGGTCTACCTCAGAATTTTCATTTATTGAACTTTCAGACAAATTTGCATCTACATCGAGTGTGATGCCGCAAAAAAAGAATCCCGATATACTGGAACTCATTCGAGGAAAGACAGCTCAGGTAATTGGATATCAAATGGGAATACTTTCAAACTTGAAAGGTCTTCCATCCGGATATAACCGAGATTTACAACAAATCAAAGTCTCAATATGGCCTGCTTCCAACATTGCAATATCCTCACTTTTAGTGATTAATGCAGTATTCAAAACAATGAAAATAAACGATCAGAAAATGAAAAAGGCTATAGATTCTGGTTATTCTACTGCACTTGATATAGCAGAACATCTTGTAAAAAGAGGAATCCCATTTAGGACTGCTCATAAGATAGTTGGGCAATTGGTACAGACAGCTTCAAACTCAAAAAAATCACTTTTAGCACTTTCTGTTCAAGAAATAAAGAACTCCGTAAAGGAAGATGTAATCAAAATCAACGATCTATACAAAATAATTCATTCTAGTACTATCGCTTCTTCTCTTACTCTGAGAATCTCTCAAGGCTCATCAGGTAGATCAGAACAAAAACGCATGATTTCAGATAGGAAAAAGAAAATTCAGGCGTATCGTATAGGAATCAGCAAAAGAACAAATGAGATTAATCTCACATTTGAAAATCTTACTAAGAAGATAAAAACCATAATAAAATAA
- a CDS encoding inositol monophosphatase family protein, which yields MRVIEVLQEASLRVYNNVKHLAGTEESGGDFGRGAGGDISRKIDIVAEKTVLDYLKEIKFDCTVLGEECGRVELSKNPKGFIIMDAIDGSTNAVRGIPFFCCSLAFATDNKLSSITDSVVMDLSNGEMYHATKGKGAFLNEKRIHTNEKNNLYFVVGLDMSGISQDSLQRLAPIISASNHIRHFGAVALELAIFARGLVDVFVDLRDKLRITDVAAGYLIALEAGGHIIDESGKFLDSDLSYESRISFIAAANKEFLDDIVKKLKISE from the coding sequence GTGAGAGTAATAGAAGTTTTACAGGAAGCATCGTTAAGAGTTTATAACAATGTAAAACACCTAGCAGGAACCGAAGAGTCTGGTGGAGATTTTGGAAGAGGTGCTGGTGGAGATATATCAAGGAAAATAGATATAGTAGCAGAAAAAACAGTTTTAGATTATCTTAAAGAAATTAAATTTGATTGCACGGTTCTTGGTGAAGAATGTGGCCGTGTTGAACTTTCTAAAAATCCAAAAGGGTTTATCATCATGGATGCAATAGACGGTTCAACAAATGCTGTAAGAGGAATTCCATTTTTTTGCTGTTCCCTTGCGTTTGCAACTGACAATAAGCTTAGTTCCATAACAGATAGTGTTGTAATGGATCTATCTAATGGAGAAATGTATCATGCAACAAAAGGCAAAGGCGCATTTTTGAATGAGAAAAGAATTCATACTAATGAAAAAAATAATCTCTATTTTGTAGTTGGTCTTGACATGTCAGGAATTTCTCAGGATTCGCTTCAAAGACTAGCTCCAATAATTTCAGCATCAAATCATATACGACATTTTGGTGCTGTTGCACTTGAACTTGCAATATTTGCACGTGGATTAGTAGATGTTTTTGTAGATTTAAGGGACAAATTAAGAATCACTGATGTTGCTGCAGGATATTTAATTGCATTAGAAGCAGGAGGACATATCATAGATGAATCCGGAAAATTTTTGGATTCAGATCTGAGTTATGAAAGTAGAATATCATTCATTGCTGCTGCAAATAAAGAATTTTTGGATGATATTGTAAAAAAACTAAAAATCAGCGAATAA
- a CDS encoding succinate dehydrogenase, with amino-acid sequence MRESIIMKIHYGTALGAVALVAIHILFRMTQNFSESLQYQNVIANYHLLPYALMLEVVLILLSVHGFNGLRVILLELKQGIMYEKMINYGSIGAMAALIAYGSRTILMAGMGMS; translated from the coding sequence ATGCGTGAAAGCATAATAATGAAAATACATTATGGTACTGCTCTTGGAGCAGTAGCGCTAGTAGCAATACATATTCTATTTCGAATGACACAGAATTTTTCAGAATCTCTACAATACCAAAATGTAATTGCAAATTATCATTTACTTCCTTATGCTTTAATGCTTGAAGTAGTATTGATTTTGCTTTCAGTTCATGGATTTAATGGATTGCGTGTTATACTTTTAGAACTAAAACAAGGTATCATGTATGAAAAAATGATTAACTATGGTTCTATTGGTGCAATGGCAGCACTTATTGCATATGGTTCAAGAACTATATTGATGGCAGGAATGGGAATGTCATAA
- a CDS encoding NADH-quinone oxidoreductase subunit C: MGSKKKVDKESSETNIDATELENDQNNESDDDSTKLTKEEAKKYYEEKGIDLSHDVPIRAQPIPPFEKSMADKIVSKFGQKVVVDYVRPNRIRVSTKREDILDIAYFIRDELKFDHAESVGGVDYPDSKEIEVVYHLGSYTDEQLGNKILSLATRVPREDIPNPGNDSTRTPSLRDVFYSVEFHERECFEMFGVFFEGHPDNRRLLLPEDWADIPPFRKDFKIKGR; this comes from the coding sequence ATGGGCTCTAAAAAAAAAGTGGATAAAGAATCCAGTGAAACTAACATTGACGCAACAGAATTAGAAAATGATCAAAATAATGAATCAGATGATGACTCTACGAAACTGACAAAAGAAGAAGCCAAGAAGTATTATGAAGAAAAAGGTATTGATTTATCGCATGATGTTCCAATTCGTGCCCAACCTATACCACCATTTGAAAAATCTATGGCTGATAAGATCGTCTCCAAATTTGGACAAAAGGTGGTTGTTGATTATGTAAGACCAAATAGAATAAGAGTGAGTACAAAAAGAGAAGATATTCTAGATATTGCCTATTTTATTCGTGATGAGCTAAAATTTGATCATGCTGAATCTGTAGGAGGTGTTGACTATCCAGACTCAAAAGAAATTGAGGTTGTTTATCATTTAGGATCATATACCGATGAACAACTTGGAAATAAAATATTGTCTTTAGCAACTAGAGTTCCTAGGGAAGATATTCCAAATCCAGGAAATGATAGTACCAGAACGCCATCTTTACGAGATGTATTTTATAGCGTAGAATTTCATGAAAGAGAATGCTTTGAGATGTTTGGTGTATTTTTTGAAGGTCATCCAGATAATAGAAGATTACTTTTGCCAGAGGACTGGGCAGATATTCCACCATTTAGAAAAGACTTCAAGATAAAGGGGAGATAA
- a CDS encoding NADH-quinone oxidoreductase subunit A — protein sequence MDSFLYSPDGLLAALVGEVAGSFSPILLMFGFAIVATGPALILSRMIAPRRTSNPVKFLPMESGQVPSGEGRTHFMMQYYAYVLMFVVFDVMSIFLYAWGSTIINLPKAATLPIIGFLAIMFASFAYALYQSGRKNIW from the coding sequence GTGGATAGCTTTTTATATTCTCCGGATGGCTTGTTAGCTGCTTTGGTAGGAGAGGTAGCCGGTAGCTTTAGCCCAATTTTACTGATGTTTGGATTTGCAATAGTAGCGACAGGACCGGCTCTTATTTTATCTAGAATGATTGCACCAAGGCGAACAAGTAACCCCGTCAAATTTCTGCCAATGGAATCTGGCCAAGTTCCATCAGGAGAAGGTAGAACTCACTTTATGATGCAATATTATGCATATGTGTTGATGTTTGTGGTTTTTGACGTCATGTCAATTTTTCTGTATGCCTGGGGAAGTACAATAATTAATCTTCCAAAAGCAGCCACGCTTCCAATTATAGGATTCTTGGCAATAATGTTTGCATCATTTGCATATGCATTATATCAATCAGGGAGGAAAAATATTTGGTAA
- a CDS encoding acyl-CoA carboxylase subunit beta produces the protein MHSDKIKNFLHKKREANQSGGQDKILSQHEKGKLTARERIDLLLDEGSFTEIDGLTTHHYHEFDMQDKKFFGDGVITGYGNINGRQVFLFAYDFTVLGGTLSEMGAKKITKAMDHAVRVGCPVIGIIDSGGARIQEGILSLDGFSDIFYHNQLASGVIPQITASIGPSAGGAVYSPAMTDFVIMVDKLATMFVTGPEVVKTVLGEEVSFDELGGAMSHAKNSGVAHFVAKNEYQCMDYVKTLLSYIPQNNTEGPPIVLTNDDPNRLDSNLINIIPENPLQPYDMKEIIYSIVDNHMFFEIHELFAQNIVVGFGRLNGRTVGIVANQPMSLAGALDIDSSNKAARFVRFCDCFNIPVITLVDTPGYMPGTNQEHNGIIRHGSKLLYAYCEATVPKITIIIGKAYGGAYIAMGSKNLGTDMNYAWPTAQIAVLGSEAAVKIMNRKEIANAKDPEALKKQLVDNFTEKFANPYVAASYGTIDSVLDPAETRPVLIRALEALANKREKRIPRKHGNINL, from the coding sequence ATGCACTCTGATAAGATAAAAAATTTTTTACATAAAAAAAGAGAAGCAAATCAAAGTGGCGGGCAGGATAAAATTTTATCACAACATGAAAAAGGCAAACTTACTGCTCGTGAAAGAATAGATCTTTTACTAGATGAAGGAAGTTTTACAGAAATTGATGGACTTACAACTCATCATTATCATGAGTTTGACATGCAAGACAAAAAATTCTTTGGAGACGGAGTAATTACAGGATACGGAAACATCAACGGACGACAAGTGTTTCTTTTTGCGTATGATTTTACTGTATTGGGAGGAACTCTAAGTGAAATGGGGGCTAAAAAAATAACCAAGGCGATGGATCATGCGGTAAGAGTTGGATGTCCAGTCATAGGAATTATTGACTCTGGTGGAGCTAGAATTCAAGAAGGCATTCTTAGTCTTGACGGATTTTCAGATATTTTTTATCATAACCAACTTGCGTCTGGTGTCATACCGCAAATTACTGCAAGCATTGGTCCTTCTGCAGGTGGTGCTGTATATTCTCCAGCAATGACAGACTTTGTAATAATGGTTGACAAGTTGGCAACTATGTTTGTCACTGGACCTGAAGTAGTAAAAACAGTTCTTGGTGAAGAAGTATCATTTGATGAACTTGGTGGTGCAATGTCTCATGCTAAAAATAGTGGTGTTGCTCATTTTGTAGCAAAAAATGAATATCAATGCATGGATTATGTGAAGACTCTTCTATCATATATCCCACAAAACAATACTGAAGGGCCCCCTATTGTATTAACAAATGATGATCCAAATAGACTTGATAGTAATCTAATAAACATAATTCCAGAAAATCCATTACAGCCTTACGACATGAAAGAGATAATTTATTCAATTGTGGATAACCACATGTTTTTCGAAATTCATGAATTGTTTGCACAAAATATTGTTGTTGGATTTGGACGATTGAATGGTAGAACTGTAGGTATAGTAGCAAATCAACCAATGTCACTTGCTGGTGCTTTAGATATTGATTCATCTAACAAAGCGGCAAGATTTGTTAGATTCTGTGATTGTTTTAACATACCAGTAATTACTCTGGTGGATACACCAGGATACATGCCAGGAACTAATCAAGAACATAATGGTATCATCAGACATGGAAGTAAGCTTTTGTATGCATACTGTGAAGCGACCGTTCCAAAAATAACCATAATAATTGGTAAGGCTTATGGAGGTGCTTACATTGCTATGGGCAGCAAAAATCTAGGAACTGATATGAATTATGCTTGGCCAACTGCTCAGATTGCTGTACTTGGATCTGAGGCCGCGGTAAAAATAATGAACAGAAAAGAGATTGCAAATGCAAAAGATCCTGAAGCTCTGAAAAAACAACTTGTAGATAATTTTACTGAAAAATTTGCTAATCCCTATGTTGCAGCATCATATGGTACCATTGATTCCGTGTTAGATCCTGCTGAGACAAGACCTGTTTTAATCAGAGCATTAGAAGCACTTGCTAACAAGAGAGAAAAAAGGATACCACGTAAACACGGAAACATTAATCTCTAA